The following is a genomic window from Mesotoga infera.
AGCTCAATATGTCTATAACGGGGCCGGTTCAGTTCAGATTCGGCAGATCTCTTCACAGGGCCGATTCTGTCTTTGTTCAGGGAACGGCGGCTTTTGTCTCAAAGGAAGGAAACGAGCAGCGTAGTTTCAGTGAGAAGTGGCAGTTACCCTATTCTTGCATCGCTTTCTACGGTGTTGTCAACCAGAATACTGCAAAAGAAACACTCCTTACTGACGCCGATGTCGATTTCCTGTTTGAAGCCATGTGGGACGGTACCAAAGATCTAATTACCCGCTCCAAGATGGAACAGCTCCCAAGACTTCTTATAGATGTTGTTTATAATGATGAGAAAAACTTCCACATTGGCGAGCTTGATAAAGCTATTGAGCTGAAATCGGAGATTGAGGAGGAGAGGATCCGTGGTGTCAAAGATTTCAGACTTGAGATTTCCGAACTTAAGGGACTTCATGACAAATACGGAAACTCCATAAAGAAGGTCCGATACAGAATAGACCCTAGACTGAAGCTCACCCTCAATGGCGAACCATTCGAGATGGAAGGTTTACTGGAGGGCAAGACTGAAAAACTGGAAGAGTGAGGTGAGGACCCATGAAAGTCCTCGTCTTCGACATAGCCAGTGACTACGCACATTTCAGAAAGCCATATACTACGACATCTGCGCTGACTTATTCTGTTCCGCCCCGTACGGCCATCGTCGGGCTGTTGGGGAACATAATCGGTGTTCAAAGCGGAGGCTTCGGCAGGAGCGAGCAATCAAGTTACTTTGAGGCCAGAGGTTTGA
Proteins encoded in this region:
- the cas7b gene encoding type I-B CRISPR-associated protein Cas7/Csh2; the encoded protein is MADLVKNRHEIVFIYDVKDGNPNGDPMDENKPRMDETTGLNVVSDVRLKRTIRDYMGTVQKVERPEGYEQEVFINGDPVTSEQRAKELITDITDSKKFDRQRASEALLKKCIDLRLFGGTVPISKLNMSITGPVQFRFGRSLHRADSVFVQGTAAFVSKEGNEQRSFSEKWQLPYSCIAFYGVVNQNTAKETLLTDADVDFLFEAMWDGTKDLITRSKMEQLPRLLIDVVYNDEKNFHIGELDKAIELKSEIEEERIRGVKDFRLEISELKGLHDKYGNSIKKVRYRIDPRLKLTLNGEPFEMEGLLEGKTEKLEE